The Sebastes umbrosus isolate fSebUmb1 chromosome 4, fSebUmb1.pri, whole genome shotgun sequence genome has a window encoding:
- the neto2b gene encoding neuropilin and tolloid-like protein 2 isoform X2 has translation MQVQDQKWLDLLNGRSNLTSVETGHETKKVAPSAPQTTRKHTPPTRSASLPRQRIELLFDQTFYIEASFECRFDHIEVRDGPFSFSPLINRFCGSASPGLVLSSGRFMWIQFFSDEELEGTGFQVQYSFTSDPEFHLHVGGLLNPIPDCQFELSGADGLIRSSQVEEDYKVKPDQAVDCIWTIRAPTNNRIYLRFLEYQMENSNECKKNFVAVYDGSNAIEDLKAKFCSTVANDIMLDTGVGVVRMWADEASRLSRFRMLFTSFADPPCLSSAFFCHSNMCINTSLVCNGIQNCVFPWDESNCKEKKSKGVFHHITKTHGTVICVSTGVVLLLLIISVLVQVKQPRKKVLVRKNNLFQRGDFQEVFDPPHYELFTLRDKEMSGDLGELSEELQSLQALRRSSSGSRCVHEHHCGSQASVNSIKASLGAHEMGRGSMELPPFRGDLQSALPPLRDLNSSMRKKSWPSMKPGRMQGHHGMGDRAMGQQDRVMEEDEEEEEDGRYDVYVRRGGSRRGNYEMAQQRSLSMDF, from the exons ATGCAGGTGCAGGATCAAAAGTGGTTAGACCTTCTCAACGGCCGCAGCAATCTAACCAGTGTGGAAACTGGGCACGAAACGAAGAAGGTGGCACCTTCAGCTCCCCAAACTACCCGAAAACATACCCCGCCAACAAGGAGTGCCT CCCTGCCCCGCCAGAGAATAGAGCTGCTGTTCGATCAGACCTTCTACATCGAAGCGTCGTTCGAGTGTCGTTTCGACCACATCGAGGTGCGGGACGGCCCCTTCAGCTTCTCGCCGCTCATCAATCGCTTCTGTGGCTCAGCCAGTCCCGGACTCGTCCTCTCCAGCGGACGCTTCATGTGGATCCAATTCTTCAGCGATGAAGAGCTGGAGGGGACCGGCTTCCAGGTCCAGTACAGCTTTACTTCAG ACCCTGAATTCCATCTGCATGTGGGAGGACTCTTAAACCCCATCCCAG ATTGTCAGTTTGAGCTGTCTGGAGCTGACGGCTTGATCCGTTCCAGTCAGGTGGAGGAGGATTATAAAGTGAAGCCAGACCAGGCAGTGGACTGCATCTGGACTATACGAGCCCCAACAAACAACCGG ATTTACCTGCGATTCTTGGAATATCAGATGGAAAACTCAAATGAATGTAAGAAGAACTTTGTGGCTGTTTATGACGGCAGTAATGCCATTGAGGACCTAAAG GCCAAGTTTTGTAGTACAGTAGCTAATGACATCATGCTGGACACCGGTGTGGGAGTGGTGAGGATGTGGGCTGATGAGGCGAGCCGTCTCAGCCGCTTCCGGATGCTGTTCACTTCTTTTGCAGACC cgCCCTGTTTAAGCAGCGCGTTCTTCTGCCACAGCAACATGTGCATCAACACTTCTCTGGTGTGCAACGGCATACAAAACTGTGTCTTTCCCTGGGACGAAAGCAACTGCAAAG AGAAAAAGAGCAAAGGTGTTTTTCACCACATCACAAAGACTCATGGGACGGTAATCTGTGTGTCTACGGGggtggtgctgctgctcctcATCATCTCCGTCCTTGTGCAAGTCAAACAGCCACGAAAGAAG GTGTTGGTACGTAAGAACAACCTGTTCCAGCGAGGCGACTTCCAGGAGGTGTTTGACCCTCCTCATTATGAGCTCTTTACTCTCAGAGACAAG GAGATGTCTGGGGACCTTGGAGAGTTATCAGAGGAGCTCCAGTCCCTGCAGGCGCTCAGGAGATCCTCATCAGGCTCACGCTGCGTTCACGAGCACCACTGTGGCTCTCAGGCGTCCGTCAACTCCATCAAAGCCAGTCTAGGTGCACATGAAATGGGCAGGGGGTCCATGGAGCTTCCCCCTTTCAGAGGGGACCTTCAAAGCGCCTTACCGCCTCTCAGGGACTTGAACAGCAGTATGCGGAAGAAGAGCTGGCCTAGTATGAAACCGGGCCGAATGCAGGGCCATCACGGTATGGGGGATAGAGCGATGGGGCAGCAGGATAGAGTGATGgaagaggacgaagaggaggaggaggatggaaggTATGATGTGTATGTACGCAGAGGGGGAAGCCGAAGAGGGAACTATGAAATGGCCCAGCAAAGATCCTTGTCCATGGatttctga
- the neto2b gene encoding neuropilin and tolloid-like protein 2 isoform X1, whose translation MHVVWIFLLFIEEGLALAQKTKDAGAGSKVVRPSQRPQQSNQCGNWARNEEGGTFSSPNYPKTYPANKECLYVLEALPRQRIELLFDQTFYIEASFECRFDHIEVRDGPFSFSPLINRFCGSASPGLVLSSGRFMWIQFFSDEELEGTGFQVQYSFTSDPEFHLHVGGLLNPIPDCQFELSGADGLIRSSQVEEDYKVKPDQAVDCIWTIRAPTNNRIYLRFLEYQMENSNECKKNFVAVYDGSNAIEDLKAKFCSTVANDIMLDTGVGVVRMWADEASRLSRFRMLFTSFADPPCLSSAFFCHSNMCINTSLVCNGIQNCVFPWDESNCKEKKSKGVFHHITKTHGTVICVSTGVVLLLLIISVLVQVKQPRKKVLVRKNNLFQRGDFQEVFDPPHYELFTLRDKEMSGDLGELSEELQSLQALRRSSSGSRCVHEHHCGSQASVNSIKASLGAHEMGRGSMELPPFRGDLQSALPPLRDLNSSMRKKSWPSMKPGRMQGHHGMGDRAMGQQDRVMEEDEEEEEDGRYDVYVRRGGSRRGNYEMAQQRSLSMDF comes from the exons ATGCATGTAG TGTGGATATTTCTCCTGTTCATTGAGGAGGGATTGGCTCTGGCACAAAAGACTAAAG ATGCAGGTGCAGGATCAAAAGTGGTTAGACCTTCTCAACGGCCGCAGCAATCTAACCAGTGTGGAAACTGGGCACGAAACGAAGAAGGTGGCACCTTCAGCTCCCCAAACTACCCGAAAACATACCCCGCCAACAAGGAGTGCCTGTACGTACTGGAAG CCCTGCCCCGCCAGAGAATAGAGCTGCTGTTCGATCAGACCTTCTACATCGAAGCGTCGTTCGAGTGTCGTTTCGACCACATCGAGGTGCGGGACGGCCCCTTCAGCTTCTCGCCGCTCATCAATCGCTTCTGTGGCTCAGCCAGTCCCGGACTCGTCCTCTCCAGCGGACGCTTCATGTGGATCCAATTCTTCAGCGATGAAGAGCTGGAGGGGACCGGCTTCCAGGTCCAGTACAGCTTTACTTCAG ACCCTGAATTCCATCTGCATGTGGGAGGACTCTTAAACCCCATCCCAG ATTGTCAGTTTGAGCTGTCTGGAGCTGACGGCTTGATCCGTTCCAGTCAGGTGGAGGAGGATTATAAAGTGAAGCCAGACCAGGCAGTGGACTGCATCTGGACTATACGAGCCCCAACAAACAACCGG ATTTACCTGCGATTCTTGGAATATCAGATGGAAAACTCAAATGAATGTAAGAAGAACTTTGTGGCTGTTTATGACGGCAGTAATGCCATTGAGGACCTAAAG GCCAAGTTTTGTAGTACAGTAGCTAATGACATCATGCTGGACACCGGTGTGGGAGTGGTGAGGATGTGGGCTGATGAGGCGAGCCGTCTCAGCCGCTTCCGGATGCTGTTCACTTCTTTTGCAGACC cgCCCTGTTTAAGCAGCGCGTTCTTCTGCCACAGCAACATGTGCATCAACACTTCTCTGGTGTGCAACGGCATACAAAACTGTGTCTTTCCCTGGGACGAAAGCAACTGCAAAG AGAAAAAGAGCAAAGGTGTTTTTCACCACATCACAAAGACTCATGGGACGGTAATCTGTGTGTCTACGGGggtggtgctgctgctcctcATCATCTCCGTCCTTGTGCAAGTCAAACAGCCACGAAAGAAG GTGTTGGTACGTAAGAACAACCTGTTCCAGCGAGGCGACTTCCAGGAGGTGTTTGACCCTCCTCATTATGAGCTCTTTACTCTCAGAGACAAG GAGATGTCTGGGGACCTTGGAGAGTTATCAGAGGAGCTCCAGTCCCTGCAGGCGCTCAGGAGATCCTCATCAGGCTCACGCTGCGTTCACGAGCACCACTGTGGCTCTCAGGCGTCCGTCAACTCCATCAAAGCCAGTCTAGGTGCACATGAAATGGGCAGGGGGTCCATGGAGCTTCCCCCTTTCAGAGGGGACCTTCAAAGCGCCTTACCGCCTCTCAGGGACTTGAACAGCAGTATGCGGAAGAAGAGCTGGCCTAGTATGAAACCGGGCCGAATGCAGGGCCATCACGGTATGGGGGATAGAGCGATGGGGCAGCAGGATAGAGTGATGgaagaggacgaagaggaggaggaggatggaaggTATGATGTGTATGTACGCAGAGGGGGAAGCCGAAGAGGGAACTATGAAATGGCCCAGCAAAGATCCTTGTCCATGGatttctga
- the si:ch211-127m7.2 gene encoding uncharacterized protein si:ch211-127m7.2 — translation MSERQRALPAWMEKKEKEKEKEKELLKKSRKRKTARSAFYCLNERELLEAAVSYLTREDEALLRTHQQVEDKAAVKAREEPATSKTTAKLVTLEEESSDCGDALESTYVSETDLDITEVETVPYTKSPQHQVPEGQRSGPIRDHGGLVNGGLEAEEKEEHSQMPAEAAEEDDDALRLVREIFFT, via the exons ATGTCAGAGAGGCAGCGCGCGCTGCCAGCATGgatggagaagaaggagaaagagaaagagaaagagaaggagctGCTGAAGAAGAGCAGAAAGAGGAAAACTGCAAG gtcTGCTTTCTACTGTCTGAACgagagagagctgctggagGCTGCAGTCTCTTATCTTACCAGAGAGGACGAGGCTCTGCTGCGGACGCACCAACAG gttgaaGACAAGGCAGCTGTGAAAGCGAGGGAGGAACCTGCCACATCAAAGACAACAGCAAAGCTGGTGACTTTAGAGGAAGAGTCCTCGGACTGCGGTGACGCCCTAGAGTCGACGTATGTTTCAGAAACAGATTTGGACATTACAGAGGTGGAAACAGTGCCGTACACTAAGAGCCCGCAGCATCAGGTACctgagggtcagaggtcaggaccCATACGGGATCACGGCGGTCTCGTGAATGGTGGACTGGAGGctgaggaaaaagaggagcaCTCACAGATGCCAGCAGAGGCAGCGGAGGAGGACGATGATGCCTTAAGGCTTGTGCGAGAAATATTTTTCACATGA